In Candidatus Paceibacterota bacterium, the following proteins share a genomic window:
- a CDS encoding PxKF domain-containing protein, with protein sequence MNRKIVIILTVFFLFGFAGNSKAATNVGGDIASNTTWSLAGSPYVVNGTLNVRGSAVLNIEPGAVIKFSSPESALEVWGALNAIGTPEKKIIFTSIKDDTYGGDTNNDGNATSPAPGDWGYIRVTGEQSPYHYPGVGNFDNVVVRYGGANTSYPGNVYGYRPVTFSFKNSTSEYSSSNGVYVYAGNPEISGNAFNNNINGFSASGGLPSVTNNTFNNNTDYASYLSGVAISSYSGNSGSGNGKNGLGVSGTVYSPRTWGATTAFPYIILDGGISIHYASGSNLMLEPGAVIKFSSPESALEVWGALNAIGTPEKKIIFTSIKDDTYGGDTNNDGNATSPAPGDWGYIRVTGEQSPYHYPGVGNFDNVVVRYGGANTSYPGNVYGYRPVTFSFKNSTSEYSSSNGMGFYMVAGKEIIGNTFNSNQTGIELYYSSGNQFYYNNFVDNTNNVYETGSGNMWDNGTKGNYYSIFDEESEGCSDVDNNGICDAPYSIPSGIDHYPLTTLYGTTSQSPALTVGAGAVSDEIKNAFITAYVRNGGEAFLGKPISTVGVHNSGYYTQEFPGVSGAMGGVIMYNPEESIKAAFYIHGLIWIKYNDLSDKSLLGAVTEDERDAAVSPAGTVGKYSKFDKGTIYYIDLVNVLHPKPNQALIVYDAIDDLHASMGGTNSFLGFPIIDQEERDGRGYAEFEGGHIGWDGSKYRIYFTPEIFVANTEADEEKYITETGKQVNFSTDPYIGFGNGMTYEWDFGDGIKVQGKNVSHNFSQMGEYNVRLVVKNDAGDLSETESIRILAVREIIKFRIIPANFPDGSLPEISPVEIDELMKGVQDYYLETSYKTLFIDYTSEDSIDLPNAVSHYGKIPDDDGTLIIEASDKILESGRPKDRSTILILNNSITRAFTSEAAIFNDPFAPYIVIDGNDIAGTIAHEIGHSLGYLSRYSQTYKDSQSRTALLPDFYGDKSSKGNIYWWGLMGSGNEVKPIVHFSSFTKMLLGWLEAHQIDYGTIQLEPLEKSMFGGRAYIFQINNKLSYIVEARDLPENNKVLSLNNVTLEDGVAIYKVENIDFFNGSLNDWENWKMNFILRNEGASLNILPMDDPTLSFTVPNSTEYIDILHLVKFRLSSVSTDPIYTPTIAIEVPVMEAADLKGAAIQDIKNRIQQDIIPWYWLQESDGNPTYPDLDLHAYSSDGKHIGMNYETGIYENEILGSYASGDLNGGEEWIFVPKDIQVTYQVSSFDVQKYLEENPDVDPADVTIEYSASSIEYGENPGVVDLPDGTQLITGRTVIESHGLSIGSGETKLVDVEKPTTTVSMSGTPGNNDWYTSDVRVSLSAVDNGGGSGVKAIEYSFDNVIWNVYSMPFSLADEGIKTLYYRSSDNAGNIEEFQTIEIKIDKTAPVITGVATILPNDKGWYSTAITIHFDSYDLGSGIDTATVDTVISTEGADQFVSGIATDKAGNSSGYTVSGINVDKTKPTLNATRTPEPNSDGWNNVDVTVHFDCNDANSGVELVSEDKIINTEGSLQSEEGTCLDVAGNFSKIVVDDLNIDKTLPLITGVATTLPNENGWYNDNVTLHFEGSDLLSGISTMTPDTLISTQGDGQSITGVVVDMAGNSSSYTVSGINIDKAMPQISINSPQDQAVYIVNQNVVADWYSLDSLSGLDSVIGTYPRGAIIDTSSVGLKTFTVTSKDKAGNILMKTITYYVQYRFGGVLNPMRQDGSSVFKLGSAVPVKFELKDINNNYIRDAKAYLYVIKVSNVVAGTEEAVSVGEANDGNQFRYDSVSNQYIFNLATKLLSVGTWQIGIKMDDGTFKYLNIGLK encoded by the coding sequence ATGAATAGAAAAATTGTCATAATTCTAACAGTATTTTTTTTATTCGGATTTGCGGGTAATTCAAAAGCTGCAACTAATGTTGGTGGAGATATTGCAAGCAATACTACTTGGAGCTTAGCGGGGAGTCCTTATGTAGTTAATGGGACTTTAAATGTTAGAGGGAGCGCTGTTCTTAATATTGAGCCGGGCGCAGTGATCAAATTTTCTTCTCCGGAAAGCGCGCTTGAGGTTTGGGGCGCCCTGAATGCTATCGGTACTCCGGAAAAAAAGATCATCTTTACTTCGATCAAAGACGATACCTATGGCGGCGACACGAACAATGATGGCAATGCCACCTCTCCGGCACCTGGAGACTGGGGATATATCAGGGTTACCGGGGAACAAAGCCCATATCATTATCCCGGCGTTGGAAATTTTGATAATGTAGTCGTCAGATATGGTGGAGCAAACACTTCTTATCCAGGCAATGTCTATGGCTACAGGCCTGTTACATTTTCATTCAAGAACAGCACGAGCGAATACAGTTCAAGTAATGGAGTTTATGTTTATGCAGGAAATCCTGAGATTAGCGGCAATGCTTTCAATAACAATATCAATGGTTTTTCTGCGAGCGGCGGGCTTCCCAGCGTAACAAATAATACATTCAACAATAATACCGATTATGCCTCTTATCTTTCAGGTGTAGCGATATCCTCATATAGCGGCAATAGTGGAAGTGGCAATGGAAAGAACGGACTGGGCGTGTCCGGGACGGTCTATTCCCCTAGGACATGGGGAGCAACAACAGCGTTTCCATATATAATTTTGGATGGCGGAATAAGCATTCACTATGCCTCCGGTTCGAACTTAATGTTAGAGCCGGGCGCAGTGATCAAATTTTCTTCTCCGGAAAGCGCGCTTGAGGTTTGGGGCGCCCTGAATGCTATCGGTACTCCGGAAAAAAAGATCATCTTTACTTCGATCAAAGACGATACCTATGGCGGCGACACGAACAATGATGGCAATGCCACCTCTCCGGCACCTGGAGACTGGGGATATATCAGGGTTACCGGGGAACAAAGCCCATATCATTATCCCGGCGTTGGAAATTTTGATAATGTAGTCGTCAGATATGGTGGAGCAAACACTTCTTATCCAGGCAATGTCTATGGCTACAGGCCTGTTACATTTTCATTCAAGAACAGCACGAGCGAATACAGTTCAAGTAATGGAATGGGATTTTATATGGTTGCAGGCAAAGAAATAATCGGGAATACTTTTAATTCAAATCAGACCGGAATTGAGTTATATTATTCCAGCGGGAATCAATTCTATTATAATAATTTTGTAGATAACACTAACAATGTTTATGAAACTGGTAGTGGCAATATGTGGGATAACGGAACTAAGGGAAATTATTACAGTATCTTTGATGAAGAAAGCGAAGGCTGTAGCGATGTTGATAATAATGGGATATGTGACGCACCCTACTCAATTCCGAGCGGCATTGATCATTATCCGCTAACGACTCTATATGGCACAACGTCTCAATCGCCGGCCTTGACTGTCGGTGCGGGTGCTGTCAGTGATGAGATCAAAAATGCTTTTATTACAGCTTATGTGAGAAATGGCGGAGAAGCATTTCTGGGAAAGCCTATATCTACCGTAGGGGTGCATAACTCAGGCTATTATACTCAGGAATTTCCCGGGGTGTCGGGAGCGATGGGCGGAGTAATCATGTATAATCCGGAAGAAAGCATTAAAGCCGCTTTTTATATTCATGGTTTAATTTGGATAAAATATAATGATTTGTCGGATAAGTCTTTACTCGGCGCTGTTACGGAAGACGAGAGGGATGCTGCTGTGTCTCCGGCGGGAACTGTGGGAAAATACAGTAAGTTTGATAAAGGAACAATATATTATATTGATCTGGTAAACGTTTTACATCCTAAGCCGAATCAGGCTTTGATTGTTTATGACGCTATTGATGATCTCCATGCTTCCATGGGAGGAACAAATAGTTTTCTGGGATTTCCAATTATAGATCAAGAAGAAAGGGATGGCCGTGGTTATGCGGAATTTGAAGGAGGTCATATTGGATGGGACGGAAGCAAATATAGAATATATTTTACGCCTGAGATATTTGTTGCAAACACTGAGGCCGATGAGGAAAAGTATATTACTGAAACTGGAAAACAGGTGAATTTCAGCACAGATCCATATATAGGTTTTGGGAATGGCATGACCTATGAGTGGGATTTTGGTGATGGTATAAAAGTGCAGGGAAAAAATGTTTCGCATAATTTCAGTCAGATGGGAGAATATAATGTTAGGCTTGTGGTGAAAAACGATGCCGGAGATTTGAGTGAAACAGAAAGCATACGAATTTTAGCAGTACGGGAAATAATTAAATTTAGAATAATCCCCGCAAATTTTCCCGATGGAAGCTTGCCGGAAATATCACCAGTGGAAATTGACGAGCTCATGAAGGGTGTTCAGGATTATTATCTTGAAACGTCATACAAAACCTTATTTATAGATTATACATCAGAAGATTCTATTGATTTGCCTAATGCAGTAAGCCATTATGGGAAGATACCCGACGATGATGGTACCTTAATCATTGAAGCATCTGATAAAATACTTGAATCGGGCAGACCGAAAGATAGAAGCACCATTCTTATTTTAAATAATAGTATAACAAGGGCATTTACTAGTGAAGCTGCGATTTTTAACGATCCGTTCGCGCCATATATTGTCATTGATGGAAATGATATCGCAGGAACAATCGCTCATGAAATTGGACATTCTTTGGGATATCTTTCAAGATATAGTCAAACCTACAAAGATTCACAATCACGAACTGCACTTCTTCCTGATTTTTATGGGGACAAGAGCAGCAAAGGAAATATTTATTGGTGGGGCCTTATGGGTAGTGGTAATGAAGTTAAGCCCATTGTTCATTTTTCATCGTTTACTAAAATGTTACTTGGCTGGCTTGAAGCCCATCAAATTGACTATGGAACTATTCAACTGGAGCCGTTGGAGAAAAGTATGTTTGGGGGCAGGGCTTACATATTTCAGATAAATAATAAGCTTTCATATATTGTTGAGGCAAGGGATCTGCCAGAAAACAATAAAGTACTTTCATTGAATAATGTAACTCTTGAGGATGGGGTTGCTATTTATAAAGTAGAAAATATTGATTTTTTTAATGGTTCATTGAACGATTGGGAAAACTGGAAAATGAATTTTATCCTACGAAATGAAGGCGCTAGTTTAAATATTTTACCGATGGATGATCCGACATTATCTTTTACCGTACCAAATTCTACTGAGTACATTGATATTTTGCATTTGGTAAAATTTAGACTTTCGTCCGTTTCCACTGATCCAATTTATACGCCAACAATTGCCATCGAGGTGCCTGTTATGGAGGCAGCTGATCTTAAGGGTGCAGCCATTCAAGATATTAAGAATAGAATACAGCAAGATATAATACCATGGTATTGGCTTCAAGAATCCGATGGCAATCCTACATATCCCGATCTGGATCTCCATGCATATTCTTCTGATGGAAAACATATCGGTATGAATTATGAAACCGGGATTTATGAAAATGAGATTTTAGGTTCTTATGCTTCAGGCGATCTGAACGGCGGAGAAGAATGGATCTTTGTACCGAAAGATATTCAGGTAACATATCAAGTAAGCAGCTTTGATGTTCAAAAATATCTCGAAGAAAATCCCGATGTGGATCCGGCAGATGTGACGATCGAATATTCCGCTTCGTCAATTGAATATGGTGAAAATCCCGGGGTCGTTGATCTTCCCGATGGCACTCAGCTGATAACTGGCAGAACCGTTATTGAATCGCATGGTCTTTCAATAGGATCGGGAGAAACAAAGTTAGTTGATGTTGAAAAACCGACAACGACAGTTTCGATGTCCGGTACCCCCGGAAACAATGACTGGTATACTTCAGATGTGCGGGTAAGTTTGTCGGCGGTTGACAATGGGGGCGGTTCGGGGGTCAAGGCAATCGAATATAGTTTTGATAATGTAATATGGAATGTATATTCTATGCCATTCAGTTTAGCTGACGAAGGCATAAAAACTTTATATTATCGCTCCAGTGATAATGCTGGAAATATTGAAGAATTTCAAACTATAGAAATTAAAATTGATAAAACTGCTCCCGTGATCACGGGTGTTGCAACAATATTACCGAACGATAAAGGCTGGTATAGTACCGCTATCACTATCCATTTTGATTCTTATGACCTTGGATCGGGCATAGATACAGCAACCGTCGATACCGTAATTTCAACGGAAGGCGCCGATCAGTTTGTGTCGGGAATTGCTACGGACAAAGCGGGGAACAGTTCTGGCTATACTGTTTCAGGAATAAATGTAGATAAAACAAAACCTACATTAAATGCTACTCGTACGCCTGAGCCAAATTCAGATGGTTGGAATAATGTGGATGTTACGGTACATTTTGATTGCAATGATGCAAATTCGGGTGTTGAGTTGGTTTCGGAAGATAAAATAATAAACACTGAAGGCTCTTTACAATCAGAGGAGGGAACTTGTCTTGATGTAGCGGGTAATTTCAGTAAAATTGTTGTGGACGACTTAAATATCGATAAAACTTTACCTTTGATCACGGGTGTGGCAACAACATTGCCAAATGAGAATGGTTGGTATAATGACAATGTGACTTTGCACTTTGAGGGTTCGGATCTGCTTTCGGGAATATCGACAATGACGCCAGATACTTTAATTAGCACTCAAGGCGATGGTCAGTCGATTACCGGCGTTGTTGTGGATATGGCAGGGAACAGTTCCAGCTATACTGTTTCAGGTATCAATATAGACAAAGCGATGCCACAAATATCGATCAATTCTCCACAAGATCAGGCTGTCTATATTGTAAATCAAAATGTTGTCGCGGATTGGTATTCGCTTGATAGCCTTTCGGGTCTTGATTCTGTTATTGGGACTTACCCGAGAGGGGCGATTATTGACACTTCTTCGGTCGGGCTTAAAACATTTACTGTTACATCCAAAGACAAGGCGGGTAACATTCTGATGAAGACTATTACTTATTATGTTCAATATCGTTTTGGCGGTGTCCTAAATCCGATGAGGCAGGATGGATCGAGTGTTTTCAAGCTTGGTAGCGCTGTTCCTGTTAAATTTGAGCTCAAGGACATTAACAATAACTATATACGTGATGCAAAGGCTTATCTTTATGTAATCAAGGTGAGCAATGTGGTTGCCGGAACCGAAGAAGCGGTTTCTGTAGGCGAAGCCAATGATGGGAATCAGTTTAGATATGATTCGGTTAGCAACCAGTACATTTTCAATCTGGCAACTAAATTATTATCTGTAGGCACATGGCAGATAGGAATTAAGATGGACGACGGAACGTTTAAATATCTGAATATCGGATTGAAATAA
- a CDS encoding type II secretion system protein, producing MKSIRQQRGFTLIELLVVVAIIGILAAIVLGSLSEARRSAKDAVIKESISEAIKDAALFADANGDWDGFCADPELVGPGKLADQVVRNGGTFQCGSTADGFCVSATLNMGVNICSDEYRAIKEGFLCTAADDIACD from the coding sequence ATGAAGTCCATACGGCAACAAAGAGGATTTACGCTTATCGAACTATTGGTAGTTGTCGCTATTATTGGAATTCTGGCTGCGATCGTTCTGGGCAGTTTAAGCGAAGCAAGAAGATCTGCAAAAGACGCAGTAATAAAAGAGTCGATTTCCGAGGCCATAAAAGACGCAGCGTTATTTGCAGATGCAAACGGCGATTGGGACGGGTTTTGTGCTGATCCGGAGTTGGTCGGTCCCGGAAAACTTGCAGATCAGGTCGTGAGAAATGGCGGAACATTCCAATGCGGAAGCACTGCAGACGGTTTTTGTGTTTCTGCAACTTTAAATATGGGGGTAAATATATGCAGCGATGAATATAGGGCGATCAAAGAGGGATTTTTGTGCACGGCTGCAGATGATATTGCGTGCGATTAA
- a CDS encoding phospholipid carrier-dependent glycosyltransferase, which yields MKIRFFPAYEKLVELSLVFSLILLGFINLAVYKLNHHVTFPNVDEMLWYIRSKVFWDKILELDFSGLIQSAQPGITVYWFTGFLVAFIPKDGVAFSLLINIFKAFREQNINYNNFVNLNNANTYAFYQDTSFLFNAPLFLLLTIFYILFYFLLRKIGFNRIISGLSLLLLTTNMYLAYWTTPADKMLVIFSVLSLLTFLVYMDQKPRKKYLALSAIFGALAVLSKISALFIIPFFFSAYVFYVWPLNIAKVKIILKDLSIWALIFFIVCVVFLPTIVVFPGEVYSLIFRPSTVYETNYGIAAYVNRTDAFSEVFGMISASSIVRSLVLSFVFSAIVLSVSVPYKKYRKILDFTPCKHTITITIFILAFILMVTLVSKNHDIRQMSPAFAMLSIVVAVGVYNAIGIIKKRLNIQNEYIYLLVISLIAGIQLASIFHGGSYVGAIILRYIG from the coding sequence GTGAAGATCAGATTTTTTCCTGCCTATGAAAAGTTAGTCGAATTGAGTTTAGTGTTCTCGTTAATCTTATTGGGTTTTATCAATTTGGCAGTATATAAATTGAATCATCACGTTACTTTCCCCAATGTCGATGAAATGCTCTGGTACATAAGATCGAAAGTGTTTTGGGATAAGATCCTGGAATTGGATTTCTCGGGACTGATCCAATCGGCGCAGCCGGGAATTACGGTCTATTGGTTTACCGGTTTTTTGGTGGCGTTTATCCCCAAGGACGGTGTTGCTTTCAGTCTTTTAATCAATATATTCAAAGCATTCAGAGAGCAAAATATCAATTATAATAATTTTGTAAATCTCAACAACGCCAATACTTATGCCTTTTATCAAGATACGAGTTTTTTGTTCAATGCCCCATTATTTCTTTTGCTGACCATTTTTTATATCTTGTTTTATTTTCTCCTCAGAAAGATCGGGTTCAACAGGATAATTTCGGGCTTGTCGCTGCTTCTGCTCACGACAAACATGTATCTCGCATATTGGACGACGCCTGCCGACAAAATGCTGGTTATATTCTCTGTCCTGAGCCTGCTTACTTTTCTGGTTTATATGGATCAGAAACCGAGGAAGAAATATTTGGCACTATCCGCGATATTCGGAGCATTGGCCGTTCTCTCAAAGATCTCGGCGTTATTCATTATTCCTTTCTTTTTCTCAGCTTATGTGTTCTATGTTTGGCCATTGAATATTGCCAAGGTGAAGATTATATTGAAGGATCTATCGATCTGGGCTTTGATCTTTTTTATCGTCTGTGTCGTTTTTTTGCCGACAATAGTTGTTTTTCCAGGCGAGGTGTATAGCTTGATCTTCAGGCCAAGCACGGTATATGAAACGAATTACGGCATTGCCGCATATGTGAACAGAACGGACGCCTTTTCTGAAGTTTTTGGCATGATATCAGCTTCGTCGATAGTGAGATCTCTTGTTCTTTCTTTCGTTTTTTCAGCGATAGTGCTATCGGTTTCCGTCCCATACAAAAAATATCGAAAGATCCTTGATTTTACACCTTGTAAACACACTATTACAATAACAATCTTTATTTTGGCCTTTATACTGATGGTGACGCTGGTCAGCAAAAATCACGATATCAGACAGATGTCCCCGGCATTTGCGATGTTGAGCATTGTCGTTGCAGTGGGCGTATATAATGCCATTGGTATAATAAAGAAGCGCTTGAATATTCAAAATGAATATATCTATTTGCTAGTAATTTCTTTGATAGCCGGCATCCAGTTGGCGTCAATTTTCCATGGAGGGTCTTATGTCGGGGCTATTATATTGCGTTATATCGGTTGA
- a CDS encoding prepilin-type N-terminal cleavage/methylation domain-containing protein has translation MSTLNKKGFTLIELLVVIAIIGILAAIVLSSLSTARKSAKVAAFKAETSGAIAGFVARCDYSTIIVPASTMDTDNTDWSIVQVQSCDKTGNGTFTVSAHAFGGACDAVVTETGASFSGADCK, from the coding sequence ATGTCAACTCTAAATAAGAAAGGTTTTACTTTGATCGAACTCTTGGTTGTCATCGCCATCATCGGTATATTGGCGGCTATCGTTCTCTCAAGCTTGAGCACTGCGAGAAAAAGTGCTAAGGTCGCTGCTTTCAAGGCTGAAACATCGGGAGCAATTGCAGGTTTTGTAGCAAGGTGCGATTATTCTACGATTATCGTTCCTGCTTCAACTATGGATACGGATAACACGGATTGGAGCATTGTTCAAGTTCAAAGCTGCGATAAAACAGGAAATGGTACGTTTACCGTCTCTGCTCATGCATTTGGTGGAGCTTGTGATGCTGTTGTAACTGAAACAGGCGCATCTTTCTCAGGCGCAGATTGCAAATAG
- a CDS encoding type IV pilus twitching motility protein PilT — MTNIRSKQEIEGLMYVTAQEGASDLHLSVGCYPIIRIDGRLVPLTNKEMLSPKVTEELIYSVLTEKQQKELEANKEIDFSYDLEGKTRFRVNVFYQRGYLSGAFRLIPSKIKTLEELSIPNNVYDFIQPSQGFVLVVGPSGHGKSTTLAALIDKINHERYDHIITVEDPIEYVYTQDRCIINQREVHTDTKSFANALRGIFREDADVILVGEMRDWETISTAVTAAETGHLVFATLHTNSAAQTIDRIIDSFPANQQNQIRSQLAANLLGILSQRLIPKIGGGRVPAIEIMVANSAVRNLIRESKVHQLDLVINTSADDGMVSLNGSLSELVKTGAISMESAEVYSTNVDDLRMLLQR; from the coding sequence ATGACGAACATAAGATCAAAACAGGAGATCGAAGGACTAATGTATGTTACTGCGCAGGAAGGCGCTTCCGATCTTCATTTGTCGGTAGGCTGCTATCCGATCATCAGGATAGATGGCAGGCTTGTTCCGCTCACAAACAAAGAGATGCTTTCGCCGAAAGTGACCGAAGAGCTCATTTATTCGGTTCTTACGGAAAAACAGCAAAAAGAGCTTGAAGCGAACAAGGAGATCGATTTTTCATACGATCTTGAAGGAAAAACAAGATTCAGGGTGAACGTTTTTTATCAAAGGGGATATCTGAGCGGGGCATTCCGTCTTATTCCTTCAAAAATAAAGACACTGGAGGAGCTCAGCATACCGAACAATGTTTATGATTTCATCCAGCCTTCGCAGGGCTTCGTGCTTGTTGTGGGTCCGTCCGGCCATGGGAAATCAACGACGCTGGCGGCTCTCATCGACAAGATAAATCATGAGAGATACGATCACATTATAACTGTTGAAGATCCGATAGAATATGTTTATACGCAGGACAGGTGTATCATCAACCAGAGGGAAGTGCACACCGATACAAAGTCCTTTGCGAACGCTCTCAGAGGAATTTTCCGTGAAGATGCGGACGTCATTCTTGTCGGAGAAATGAGAGACTGGGAGACGATCAGCACAGCCGTAACTGCGGCTGAAACGGGCCATCTTGTTTTTGCAACGCTCCACACCAACAGCGCCGCGCAGACGATAGACAGGATCATCGACAGTTTTCCGGCGAATCAGCAGAATCAGATAAGATCTCAGCTTGCTGCTAATCTGCTTGGAATACTGTCGCAAAGGCTCATTCCGAAAATCGGAGGAGGAAGGGTTCCTGCGATCGAGATAATGGTCGCCAATTCGGCAGTAAGGAATCTGATCAGGGAAAGCAAGGTCCATCAGCTTGATCTGGTCATCAATACGAGCGCAGATGACGGGATGGTGTCGTTGAACGGATCGCTGTCCGAGCTTGTGAAAACGGGTGCGATATCGATGGAAAGCGCAGAGGTCTATTCAACAAATGTGGACGACCTCAGAATGCTGCTGCAAAGATAA
- a CDS encoding four helix bundle protein, whose translation MSSNYISLGELEPYKTSVKISEKCWQIYEKLNWQLKKVIGDQFIRSIDSMGANVAEGYGRFHYLDRIKFYYNARGSLFEAKHWLLLLKKRKIISETQFNDLLTDLESFHKQLNVFIKASYPKE comes from the coding sequence ATGAGTAGTAATTACATATCTTTGGGCGAATTGGAGCCCTATAAAACATCCGTAAAGATCAGTGAGAAATGCTGGCAAATATACGAGAAACTGAATTGGCAATTGAAGAAAGTAATCGGAGACCAGTTCATAAGATCAATTGATTCAATGGGGGCAAATGTGGCTGAAGGATATGGCAGGTTTCATTATTTAGACAGAATAAAATTTTACTATAACGCGAGAGGTTCGTTATTCGAAGCAAAACATTGGCTGTTGCTGTTGAAAAAAAGAAAGATAATTTCGGAAACACAATTTAACGATTTATTAACTGATCTGGAGTCTTTTCACAAGCAGCTTAATGTATTCATAAAAGCATCCTATCCGAAAGAATAA
- a CDS encoding response regulator, producing the protein MDENKKIKVLIIEDDSYISDMYKIKLESDNFEVVIAEDGVIGLKQLEKYKPDVILLDVVMPKVDGFSVLKTIKNNSEIKNIPVVMLTNLGQKDNVERGFELGASGYIIKAHFTPSEVVKKVKEILEKEKK; encoded by the coding sequence ATGGATGAAAACAAGAAAATAAAGGTATTGATAATCGAAGATGATTCGTATATTTCCGACATGTACAAGATCAAGCTGGAATCTGATAATTTCGAGGTCGTTATTGCCGAAGACGGAGTGATAGGACTGAAGCAGCTTGAAAAATACAAGCCGGATGTGATTCTGCTTGATGTGGTGATGCCGAAAGTGGACGGTTTTAGCGTTCTGAAGACCATAAAAAACAACAGCGAGATAAAAAATATTCCGGTAGTGATGTTGACCAATCTCGGCCAAAAGGACAATGTGGAAAGAGGGTTTGAACTGGGGGCCAGCGGATATATAATCAAAGCTCATTTTACGCCGTCGGAAGTCGTTAAAAAAGTGAAGGAGATATTGGAGAAGGAGAAGAAATAA